A genomic segment from Sphingomonas astaxanthinifaciens DSM 22298 encodes:
- a CDS encoding DUF4139 domain-containing protein, with protein sequence MRVVVGLLAAVAAVPAVAQSIPAPEASAQGNVAVTIYNNNLALVQDRRELTLPAGRSRQEFPDVSAQIRAETVTLAGSDIGIVEQNFDYDLLSPSALMQKAVGETITIVRINPATGAETRERARVLAANGGVVLQIGDRIEVLRDDGLPVRVIFDKVPEGLRPRPTLSVTLTAPRGGRQPVTLTYLTPGLGWDADYVALFDEAAGRMNVQGWITLNNQSGTAYRNAEVVLVAGAVGGEAQRYDGRFRPSPPPPLRNAGTETANRERIGDYYLYPLPERTTIAQAQQKQVSFLDVSGAPAQRAYEYRNGWLGSSDQPVSANTVLRFSTGRTQGLGDALPAGTVRVYQRDSRGTPQFVGESRIGHTPMGSELGLTTGQAFDIKVQPTVEQRTRLDSDGSRWRTAMRYKLTNASPRPVTVVLFQDGLWGDTRIVSESQKSERNSADAAIWRVAVPANGEASVTAVFDTRY encoded by the coding sequence ATGCGCGTGGTCGTGGGTCTTCTAGCCGCCGTCGCGGCCGTTCCGGCGGTCGCCCAGAGCATTCCCGCCCCCGAGGCGAGCGCCCAGGGCAATGTCGCGGTCACCATCTACAATAACAATCTCGCGCTGGTGCAGGACCGGCGCGAGTTGACCCTGCCTGCCGGCCGGTCACGCCAGGAGTTTCCCGACGTGTCCGCGCAGATCCGCGCCGAGACCGTCACGCTTGCCGGCAGCGACATCGGCATCGTCGAGCAGAACTTCGACTATGATCTCCTCAGTCCCAGCGCGCTGATGCAGAAGGCGGTGGGCGAGACCATCACCATCGTCCGGATCAACCCCGCCACCGGCGCCGAGACCCGTGAGCGCGCCCGGGTCCTCGCGGCCAATGGCGGCGTCGTGCTCCAGATCGGCGACCGGATCGAGGTGCTGCGCGACGACGGCCTCCCCGTTCGGGTGATCTTCGACAAGGTCCCCGAGGGCCTCCGTCCGCGCCCGACCCTGTCGGTGACGCTCACCGCGCCCCGCGGTGGCCGCCAGCCGGTGACGCTCACCTACCTCACCCCCGGGCTCGGCTGGGACGCCGATTATGTCGCGCTGTTCGACGAGGCCGCCGGGCGGATGAATGTCCAGGGCTGGATCACGCTCAACAACCAGAGCGGCACCGCCTATCGCAATGCCGAGGTCGTGCTGGTCGCCGGCGCGGTCGGCGGCGAGGCGCAGCGCTACGACGGCCGTTTCCGACCGTCTCCGCCGCCGCCGCTCCGCAATGCCGGGACCGAGACCGCCAATCGCGAGCGGATCGGCGACTATTATCTCTATCCGCTGCCCGAGCGGACCACGATCGCCCAGGCCCAGCAGAAGCAGGTCAGCTTCCTCGACGTGTCCGGCGCCCCGGCCCAGCGCGCCTACGAATATCGCAACGGCTGGCTCGGCTCGTCCGACCAGCCGGTCAGCGCCAACACCGTGCTGCGCTTCTCGACCGGCCGGACGCAGGGCCTTGGCGACGCCCTCCCGGCGGGCACGGTCCGGGTCTATCAGCGCGACAGTCGCGGAACCCCGCAATTCGTCGGCGAATCGCGGATCGGCCACACCCCGATGGGCAGCGAGCTCGGGCTGACCACCGGCCAGGCCTTCGACATCAAGGTCCAGCCGACGGTCGAGCAGCGCACCCGCCTCGATTCGGACGGCAGTCGCTGGCGGACCGCAATGCGGTACAAGCTCACCAATGCCTCGCCGAGGCCGGTGACCGTGGTCCTCTTCCAGGATGGCCTGTGGGGCGACACGCGAATCGTCAGCGAAAGCCAGAAGAGCGAACGCAACTCCGCCGACGCGGCAATCTGGCGCGTGGCCGTCCCCGCCAATGGCGAGGCCAGCGTCACCGCCGTCTTCGACACCCGCTACTGA